The Nocardioides houyundeii genome includes the window ACGACCTGGTCTCCTCGGTCCGCAGCCGGCTGCGCGGCGTGGTGCTCCTGGGCCGGGACCGGCACGTCATCGCCGACGCCCTTTCGCGACACGCGCCAGATGTCCCCGTCATCGAGATTGGCGACGGGGAGACTGGAGATCCCATGGAGCGCGTCGTCGACGCCGCAGTCGGGCTCGCCAGTCCGGGAGACACCGTGCTGCTGGCGCCGGGATGTGCCTCGATGGACATGTTCGCCAACTACGGCGCACGAGGCGACGCGTTCGCCTCAGCGGTGCGGCGCAGGGCAGCGGGCGAGACGGACTAGCCAGGAGCACAGGGAAGGGGAGCGATGACCACCGCCAACCCCGAGCACGTCCCGCGCGGCACCTTCGGCACCCAGCGGCTGGCCCTCAAGCAGGCCCTGGACCGCCCGCTCACCTCGTACTACCTGTTGCTGGGCTCCTCGGCGCTCCTGCTGACCATCGGCCTGATCATGGTGCTGAGCGCCTCGAGCGTGAACTCGTTCCGGGTCTACGACGACTCCTACGCGATCGTGAAGCGCCAGCTCATGTGGGTGCTCATCGGCGTCCCGGCGGCCTTCGTCGCCTCACGCGTCCCGTTGCGGCACCTCAGGCGGCTCGCCTACCCGGGATACCTGGCCGCGATCGTGCTGCTGGCGCTGGTGGCGAAGTTCGGCGTGACCGTGAACGGCAACAAGAACTGGCTGGCGGTCGGCCCGTTCGCCCTCCAGCCCTCGGAGTTCGCCAAGCTGGCGATCGTGCTCTGGGCCGCGCACGTGTACGCCCACAAGGAGCGGCGACTCGGCGACCTGCACCACGTGATGGTGCCGGTGGTCCCCGGGCTGCTGGCGATCATCACCCTGGTCGTGGTGGGGCACGACCTGGGGACCGCGCTGGTGCTCTTCGCCATCCTGCTGTCGATGCTGTGGATCGTCGGCGCCCCGGCACGGCTCTTCGCGTTCTGCCTGACGATCGTCGGAGTGCTGGCGCTCTTCCTGGCCTCCACGAGCCCCGAGCGCCGGGGCCGGCTGACGAACTTCGTCGACCCCTTCAAGGACTACCACGACAGCGGCTGGCAGCCCGCTCACGGGCTCTACGCCCTGTCCTCGGGCGGATGGCTCGGCGAGGGGATCGGGCGCTCGATCCAGAAGTGGGGAGACCTGCCGGAGGCCCACACCGACTTCATCTTCGCGGTGCTCGGCGAGGAGCTCGGCCTGGTCGGCACGCTCCTGGTCGTCGGCCTGTTCCTCACGATCGCCTACGCCGCCACCCGGGTCGCGGCCACCACGACCGACCCGTTCGTGCGCTACATGACGTTCGGCATCGTGGTGTGGCTGCTCGGGCAGATGATCATCAACGTCGGGATGGTGCTGGCACTGCTGCCGGTCATCGGCATCCCGCTCCCGCTCGTCTCCTACGGAGGATCCGCCCTCGTGCCCTCACTGGTGGCCCTCGGCCTGCTGATCGGCTTCGCGCGACGCGAGCCGGAGGCGGCCGCCGCGCTCGCCGCCCGTCGGCGTCCGGGTTCGGTGGGCCTGGCGGCCGGTCCGCCCGTCGGCCCGGACAAGACTTAGGCTGGCACCGATATGCACGTCCTGCTCGCCGGCGGTGGCACCGCCGGCCACACGTCCCCCCTGCTCGCGACCGCTGACGCGATCCTGCGACTGGCCCCCGAGGCCACCATCACCTGCCTGGGCACCTCGACGGGCCTGGAGGCTCGGCTGGTTCCCCAGGCCGGGTTCCCCCTGGAGGTGGTGCCTCGGGTGCCGCTTCCGCGCAGGCCCGGGGCCGACCTGCTGCGCACGCCCGGGCGGTTGTGGCAGGCCCGCGCGGCGGCGCTGGAGGTCGTGGACCGGGTCCGGCCCGACGTGGTGGTCGGCTTCGGCGGCTACGTCTCCGTGCCGGCGTACCTGGCCGCGCGCAGCCGGGGACTCCCGCTGGTGGTCCACGAGGGCAACGCACTGCCCGGCATCGCCAACAAGCTCGGCGCCCGGCTGACGACCCATGTCGCCACCAGCTTCCCCGGCACCCCCCTTCCGCACGCGGTCCACCTCGGCCTCCCGGTACGCCGGATGATCTCCACGCTCGACCGGGCCGCGCTGCGCGACCAGGCGCGCGCCGCCTTCGGGCTCGACCCGGAGCGACCCACCCTGCTGGTCACCGGCGGGTCACAGGGCGCCGCCCGGATCAACCAGGCGATGGTCGGTGCAGCCCCCGACCTCGGCGCCGCCGGGGTCCAGGTGCTGCACGTGGTCGGTCCCAAGCAGCAGGTGGCGGCGCCGGAGACCGGCGTCCCGTACGTCGTGGTGAACTACGTCGACCGGATGCACCTGGCCTACGCCGCGGCGGACGCGGTGCTGTGCCGCGCCGGCAGCAACACCGTCACCGAGGTGTCGGGGACGGGGCTCCCGGCCGTCTACGTCCCGCTGCCGATCGGCAACGGCGAGCAGGCGCTGAACGCCCGGCCGGTCGTCGACGCCGGGGGAGGGCTGATGGTGGCCGACCAGGCGCTGTCGAGCGAGTGGGTGGCCGCGACGTTGCCCGGCCTGCTCAACGACCCGGACCGACTGCGCCTGATGGGCGCCGCCGCCTCGCACGCCGTCGTCCTGGACGCTGACGAGAAGCTGGCCCGGATGATCCTGGAGGCCGCCCGGTGAAGCTCCCGGTCCCCGACCAGCTCCTGCCCGCCGACCAGCTCGGCCGGGTGCACTTCGTCGGCATCGGCGGGGCCGGCCTGTCCGCCATCGCCCGGATCATGCTGGAGCGCGGCATCGAGGTCTCGGGCAGCGACGGCACCGACTCGCCCACGCTGGAGGCCCTGCGCGAGCTCGGGGCGCGGGTGTACCTGGGTCACGACGCCGCCCACGTCGAGGGCGTCGACACGCTGATCGTCTCCACCGCGGTGCGCGAGGACAACCCCGAGGTGGTCGAGGCCCTGCGCCGCGGCCTGCGGGTGCTGCCCCGCTCTGCAGGTCTGGCCTCGGTGATGGTGGGCCGGCGCACGGTCGCCGTCGCCGGGACCCACGGCAAGACCACCACCACCTCGCTGCTCACCTCCGCGCTGATCGCGGCCGGTGCCGACCCGACGTACGCGGTGGGTGGGGACCTGGCCGCCACCGGTGCCAACGCGCACGAGGGCACCGGCGACCTGTTCGTGGCCGAGGCCGACGAGAGCGACGGCGCCTTCCTCGTCTACTCCCCGCACGCGGCACTGGTGACCAACGTGCAGGCCGACCACCTGGACCACTTCGGCACCGAGGAGGCCTACCGGGCGGCGTTCTCGGCGTTCCTGCGGCGGATCGAGCCCGGTGGGTTCCTGGTCTGCGCCGTCGACGACCCGGGCGCGGCGGCGCTCGCCGAGCAGGCGCGCTCGCTCGGCATCGAGGTGGTCGCGGTGGGGGAGTCGCCCGACGCCGATCTCAGGCTCACCGACCTCAGCTTCGTCGGCACCAGCTCCTCGGCGAGCCTGGTGGACCGCGGCGGCGAGGTCGCCCGCCTCGAGCTGCAGATCCCGGGACGCCACTACCTGCTCGACGCCGCGGTCGCGCTGGCCGCCGGCATCCGGCTCGGGCACGATCGCGAGCGACTGCTCGCCGGGCTCGCCGGGTTCACCGGCACCCGGCGCCGGATGGAGCGCAAGGGCGAGGCGGCCGGGATCCGGGTCTTCGACAGCTACGCCCATCACCCCGTCGAGATCGCGGGCGA containing:
- the ftsW gene encoding putative lipid II flippase FtsW; its protein translation is MTTANPEHVPRGTFGTQRLALKQALDRPLTSYYLLLGSSALLLTIGLIMVLSASSVNSFRVYDDSYAIVKRQLMWVLIGVPAAFVASRVPLRHLRRLAYPGYLAAIVLLALVAKFGVTVNGNKNWLAVGPFALQPSEFAKLAIVLWAAHVYAHKERRLGDLHHVMVPVVPGLLAIITLVVVGHDLGTALVLFAILLSMLWIVGAPARLFAFCLTIVGVLALFLASTSPERRGRLTNFVDPFKDYHDSGWQPAHGLYALSSGGWLGEGIGRSIQKWGDLPEAHTDFIFAVLGEELGLVGTLLVVGLFLTIAYAATRVAATTTDPFVRYMTFGIVVWLLGQMIINVGMVLALLPVIGIPLPLVSYGGSALVPSLVALGLLIGFARREPEAAAALAARRRPGSVGLAAGPPVGPDKT
- the murG gene encoding undecaprenyldiphospho-muramoylpentapeptide beta-N-acetylglucosaminyltransferase; protein product: MHVLLAGGGTAGHTSPLLATADAILRLAPEATITCLGTSTGLEARLVPQAGFPLEVVPRVPLPRRPGADLLRTPGRLWQARAAALEVVDRVRPDVVVGFGGYVSVPAYLAARSRGLPLVVHEGNALPGIANKLGARLTTHVATSFPGTPLPHAVHLGLPVRRMISTLDRAALRDQARAAFGLDPERPTLLVTGGSQGAARINQAMVGAAPDLGAAGVQVLHVVGPKQQVAAPETGVPYVVVNYVDRMHLAYAAADAVLCRAGSNTVTEVSGTGLPAVYVPLPIGNGEQALNARPVVDAGGGLMVADQALSSEWVAATLPGLLNDPDRLRLMGAAASHAVVLDADEKLARMILEAAR
- the murC gene encoding UDP-N-acetylmuramate--L-alanine ligase — translated: MKLPVPDQLLPADQLGRVHFVGIGGAGLSAIARIMLERGIEVSGSDGTDSPTLEALRELGARVYLGHDAAHVEGVDTLIVSTAVREDNPEVVEALRRGLRVLPRSAGLASVMVGRRTVAVAGTHGKTTTTSLLTSALIAAGADPTYAVGGDLAATGANAHEGTGDLFVAEADESDGAFLVYSPHAALVTNVQADHLDHFGTEEAYRAAFSAFLRRIEPGGFLVCAVDDPGAAALAEQARSLGIEVVAVGESPDADLRLTDLSFVGTSSSASLVDRGGEVARLELQIPGRHYLLDAAVALAAGIRLGHDRERLLAGLAGFTGTRRRMERKGEAAGIRVFDSYAHHPVEIAGDLAAARAVAGEGRVVVAFQPHLVSRTRIFGTAMGQALAAADEVVVMDVYLAREDPDPAVSGALVAQACPLPAGRVVFEPDFDAVPAELVRRAAPGDLVLTLGAGTVTQVGPRVLALLAARDS